DNA from Mucilaginibacter mallensis:
CGCCGCTTGCAAGGCACGGGTATCATCGGTTACACCATCGCCTTTGGCGCCAAACCCTGTTTTTGCATTTAACCAGCTGCTAAATGGGCCAACAAATTCATCATCAGTTTTTGGGATGGAGCCATGCGATATGGCAGGTTTACCTTGAGAAAAACTATTTAATGCAAGGCATCCTAATAATAAAACAGATAGATATTTGGTTGAGAGATGCCTAAAATTCATTGATGTTATTAATCAGGGATACATCACTAAATTACGATAAAAAAATGTGCGGTTAACAACTGGTAAAAACAGTCAGCTTATACATATTATCATCTTTCATACTTACAGGGCTTAACCAGCCCTGTAAACCAACTTCAGCAGTACAGGGCCCATAAGTAATGATCTTAATTTTTCTTAGAAGCGACTCTTTCCTCAAAGCCGCCAAAACCTCCTGCATTATTTCACCCCTAAAGGGCGTAAACATAAAAAATATAGTCCCTTCAGAATAATCGGCTTGCCGGGCGTCAGTATTTATAAATTTTACTTCCGGTAAATTAAGCTCCGTGGCACAATCCCTTGCATAATCGCAAAAAGCAGGTTCAAATTCTACACCATTTACGGTGACCCCGGTGAGCAGATTTACCAATATAGCTACCTGGCCTAATCCTGATCCTAAATCGAAAAAAATATCCTCCTGCATTAAGGAAACCTGTTCTGCCATTTCAAAAACTACCCGGGCTGGCGTTTTCTGATAATACACCATTTCCAGTTCCAGCTCTTTGGTCTGCTCGGGCATAGCTTGCAGCGAGAATAAGCCATTGATAAAGATATCAAGGTTATCATAGCCTGCTTCTTGCTGGTGCTGACTATCACTTAAATCCAGATCAATGTATTTATTGATCATTGCTTTAAATTCATTTCCCGCACACCCGAC
Protein-coding regions in this window:
- a CDS encoding class I SAM-dependent methyltransferase; protein product: MVISAIQSHIRSIEKNEVLYEEKNFDKRIEAIDFIEFHIIDQLEDLLQKTTAPDELHLLKDRAEKIKTKLEEIDSKLFQKLRADIRSVGCAGNEFKAMINKYIDLDLSDSQHQQEAGYDNLDIFINGLFSLQAMPEQTKELELEMVYYQKTPARVVFEMAEQVSLMQEDIFFDLGSGLGQVAILVNLLTGVTVNGVEFEPAFCDYARDCATELNLPEVKFINTDARQADYSEGTIFFMFTPFRGEIMQEVLAALRKESLLRKIKIITYGPCTAEVGLQGWLSPVSMKDDNMYKLTVFTSC